Below is a genomic region from bacterium.
CGTCATGGAAGCACTGCGCAAAGGTGCGGCCCACGTGTGGAAATGGAGATCGGCGATTTGCAGTTGCTCGCCATCGGGCGACCGGGTGACGAAAAACTCGACATTCTCCTTTACGACCCAATGCCGGGTGGGTCGGGACTTCTCGAACAGATGTTGGGGCGGTGGAACGAGGTCATCGATGCGGCGTTGAAGTTCGTCCGGGAATGCCCGGCGGAATGCGCGCGGGCGTGTGTTGACTGCTTGCTGCAGTTCCGCAACGCTTTCTACCACCGCTATTTGAATCGCCAACTCGCGGTCGAGCGGCTGTCTGATTGGGGCGCAAGCCTTGCTTATTCTCATGATCTGCCGCCGCGTCTGCCTGATGAACCATCGACGGAGATGCCCGTCAACCAGGCCGAAAAAGCGCTAAAGGCGATGTTGGAACGCGCGGGTTTCCACGGCTTTAAGGCTCAACATCCCATCGATCTCGGACGACCGCTTGGGACGACGACGCCGGATTTCTTCATCGAAGATCCGACCGGGGCAAGAGAAGGCATCTGCATTTACCTCGACGGCATGAGCAAGCACATCCACGGTAATCCGAGGACCCTGAAAAAGGATCGGGAAATTCGAGATGAACTGCGCGGTCGGGCCTATGAGGTGATCGAAATACCTTATGGGCATCTAACGGACCTAGAAGCGATGCGCCGTCACTTCTATCGTCTCGGAAGAATTCTCGCTGGCCGCGAGATGGCGGATAGAATCCGCGACAACGAAAATTGGTTCAAAACATGAAAATTTACCCGTGGGTACTGGAGGATTTCTGATGGACACAGCAGAGCGGCTTTTCGATGGCCATATCCTGATCGGTGGTCGCGAGCTTCTTGATTTTACTGATTCCGAAATGACGGAAAATGATGATGCTAAGGACAAAGCGAAGTCGCGATTAACTGAGGTCATGAAGGAGATGCGAGTCAGATTTGGCACGCTCCTCAAAATGGACAATGTCTCCTTTCTTCTCGGAGCAGGAGCTTCAATTGATGCTGGAGGAATATCCCTTGCCACCATACCAATTCCGATAGAGAAGGCCATTGTAAAGGAAGCGCTTGAAAGCAACACCAGTTCGACAACTGTGCCTGCATGGGTAGAATGTTTCTATCAGACGGCATCGCTCCTATCAGGACGTACCATTCGCCTTGAAGATCGTAAAACGAAACTACTTGGCGACTCCGACCAACACCCTGAGCCAATACCATTTAATTTTGAAGAATATTTGGGTCGCCTTTACACGTGGCTTGCAGGGTTCGTGTCCGATGCTATTTCCTTGAAAATAACCACACCATCTGACGTACCTATGGAAATGGGAGATCTCCGCACTCTCACTCGACACCTTACCCATAGCCTGACAGCCGTTTTGAATTTGCCACACAAAGGCAAAGAAGACTCGATTCGAACACATCGACGTTTTCTGAAAAAGCTGCTAACGCGGCCACTCAATCTTCGAAGGGTCAACTTATTTACACTCAATTACGACACCATGCTGGAACAAGCCGCCGATGCTGAAGGGACTGTTCTGGTCGATGGTTTTATAGGATCACTAAGGCGAGTATTTCGACCGGAATCCTTCGATATTGATTTCTACTTTCCTGCGCACACAACAGAAGGGCGGGTTCATAGGTTTGATAGAGCAATTCACCTTTATAAGCTGCATGGCTCTCTGACTTGGCATCGCTGCGACCAAAATTGGGAGAATCCATTCGGGCTTTACGCCACTTACCACGACCAGGACGCCTCTTCTTCCGACGATGTTGTCATCTTTCCTTCCCCGCTAAAATACGGACAAACGTTGGCCATGCCCTATTCCGAGCTTTTTAGGCGGTTCGGCAATGCCATTGCCCAACCCCAGTCAGCCCTTTTTGTCATAGGCTATGGCTTCGGCGATGACCACGTAAACGCTCTAATAAGGCAGGCGCTCGCAATTCCCAGTTTTACCCTCGTCGTCGTCGATCCAAACCCAACAAGCGGATTTGTGAGGGACCTTCAAAACCTCCGAGACGAGCGAGTGTGGATGCTAACAGGAATGGACATCGGAACGTTTGCGAAATTTGTCGAGAATCTTTTACCTGACCTTCGTGAAGAAGAGATTAGCCGAAGGGTCATGCGTACCTTCCAAGCGCTGTCAACGAAAAGCAATACGTCAATCG
It encodes:
- a CDS encoding SIR2 family protein; amino-acid sequence: MDTAERLFDGHILIGGRELLDFTDSEMTENDDAKDKAKSRLTEVMKEMRVRFGTLLKMDNVSFLLGAGASIDAGGISLATIPIPIEKAIVKEALESNTSSTTVPAWVECFYQTASLLSGRTIRLEDRKTKLLGDSDQHPEPIPFNFEEYLGRLYTWLAGFVSDAISLKITTPSDVPMEMGDLRTLTRHLTHSLTAVLNLPHKGKEDSIRTHRRFLKKLLTRPLNLRRVNLFTLNYDTMLEQAADAEGTVLVDGFIGSLRRVFRPESFDIDFYFPAHTTEGRVHRFDRAIHLYKLHGSLTWHRCDQNWENPFGLYATYHDQDASSSDDVVIFPSPLKYGQTLAMPYSELFRRFGNAIAQPQSALFVIGYGFGDDHVNALIRQALAIPSFTLVVVDPNPTSGFVRDLQNLRDERVWMLTGMDIGTFAKFVENLLPDLREEEISRRVMRTFQALSTKSNTSIDSGEDENDQ